One segment of Macrotis lagotis isolate mMagLag1 chromosome 1, bilby.v1.9.chrom.fasta, whole genome shotgun sequence DNA contains the following:
- the GNB1 gene encoding guanine nucleotide-binding protein G(I)/G(S)/G(T) subunit beta-1: MSELDQLRQEAEQLKNQIRDARKACADATLSQITANIDPVGRIQMRTRRTLRGHLAKIYAMHWGTDSRLLVSASQDGKLIIWDSYTTNKVHAIPLRSSWVMTCAYAPSGNYVACGGLDNICSIYNLKTREGNVRVSRELAGHTGYLSCCRFLDDNQIVTSSGDTTCALWDIETGQQTTTFTGHTGDVMSLSLAPDTRLFVSGACDASAKLWDVREGMCRQTFTGHESDINAICFFPNGNAFATGSDDATCRLFDLRADQELMVYSHDNIICGITSVSFSKSGRLLLAGYDDFNCNVWDALKADRAGVLAGHDNRVSCLGVTDDGMAVATGSWDSFLKIWN; encoded by the exons GATGCTAGAAAAGCATGTGCAGATGCAACTTTGTCTCAG ATCACAGCCAACATTGATCCAGTGGGTCGGATCCAAATGCGTACTAGAAGAACACTGAGGGGACACTTGGCTAAAATTTATGCAATGCATTGGGGCACCGATTCCAG GCTTCTAGTTAGTGCCTCACAAGATGGAAAACTCATCATTTGGGATAGCTACACCACAAACAAG GTCCACGCCATTCCCCTGCGCTCCTCTTGGGTCATGACCTGTGCTTATGCACCTTCTGGCAACTACGTGGCCTGTGGTGGGCTTGACAACATCTGTTCCATTTACAATCTGAAAACTCGTGAAGGAAATGTGCGTGTGAGCCGTGAGCTGGCTGGACACACAG gttacttgTCGTGCTGCCGCTTCTTGGATGATAATCAAATTGTCACCAGCTCTGGAGACACCACTTG TGCTTTGTGGGACATCGAAACTGGCCAGCAGACGACTACCTTCACTGGGCACACTGGGGACGTCATGAGTCTTTCTCTTGCCCCTGACACCAGATTATTTGTTTCTGGGGCTTGTGATGCTTCAGCCAAACTGTGGGACGTTCGAGAAGGAATGTGTCGGCAAACTTTCACCGGCCATGAGTCTGACATCAATGCCATCTGT TTCTTTCCAAATGGCAATGCGTTTGCCACAGGTTCAGATGATGCCACCTGTAGGCTCTTTGACCTCCGAGCTGACCAGGAGCTAATGGTGTATTCCCATGACAACATCATCTGTGGGATCACCTCCGTGTCCTTCTCCAAGAGTGGCCGCCTTCTGCTGGCCGGATACGATGATTTCAACTGCAATGTCTGGGATGCGCTCAAAGCAGACAGAGCAG GTGTTTTGGCTGGGCATGATAATCGTGTCAGCTGCCTGGGGGTAACCGATGATGGCATGGCGGTGGCAACAGGATCCTGGGATAGTTTCCTCAAGATATGGAACTAA